TTCCTGGCTTGTGGGGATGGAGCCCTGCATGGCACAGTCATTCCAGCCTGCAGGGACCGGGACGTGCTGTGGCCCTCTGGAGAAACACCAGGCAGTTCTCCATGCTCCTTGGTGGGGTTTTCAGACTCAGACTTACGCTTGGAAGGCCTggaccaagttcctggctcctggctgtccaGCTCCTCCTGACCGGTCCTGGCTGtcgtgaccatttggagagtgaaccagctgacagaagtcctctcttcccctccatcactctgcatttcaaataaatctttggaaaccCTTGGCCACGCCTCCACCTGCTGTGAGCATGGGCAGGCCGGTGGTCTTTCCAAGGGTGAGGCTTGAGGCCTGTATGCTCAGGAAGACTGCAGGTCCTGTTTCCCAGGGCCATCTGAGGATACCCCTCTTCCTCACCATGGCCCAACACCtaagcctggaccatgtgctcatcagcaggagctatgacccactagggagTCTCCCAGGTTCCCCCTGCTCAGACCAcactcagacccagatctcacacatgccagcaggtgcttgtcCCTTACGCAACATGGCCTGCCCCATTCATCTTGGTCTTTATATGAGCTGGTGCAGCCCAgcctaccccacaccctgttttagggtgctcacaCTGGCATACATATGTGGGTCAGAtgtggggttgggccaggcttggCCAGTTCATAGCTCTCAATGGCAGATGAGAAAACCAGGATGatgtgcaggacaggctggactgggctgcaacaccagctggAGGAGGTGGGGCTCCCACCCAGTGCTCTCCCCCTGTTTTcatcttctctttattttttaaagaagctccacccccattttctttttaatgatttcttcaGTTGATTTGTCTGACCTGTGGTCAATCACTTGTACACACCGTCAGTGCTGAAGGCTGTTTCCTTTTGTCAAGTGGAGGGAGCTCTGTTGGCTTTGGGGTCTTGGTGGAGACTCCAGGAACAGAGTGGGGAAGGGCTGGGGCCCAGGCCTAGGGACCAGGGGGTTGCAGCCCAGTCTCACGATTCCACTTTAATGTGATCCTTGATGACACTGACTAACAATATACATCCCTCATCAGtaagagaaaatctttaaaaaaaatcttaaaacagggcccagcacaatgacttaatgcctaaatcctcaccttgcaagtgctggtatcccatatgggcactggttcatgtcctggccactgcacttgccatccagctccctgcctgtggcctgggaaagcagaggaggctgacccaaagccttgggaccctgcacttgcatgggagacccagaagaagctcctggcttcggcctgacttggctctggccgttgcagccatctggggagtgaagcagcagatggaagatctctttctctagctctccttctctccacaaatctgcctttgcaataaaaataaatcttctttttaaagcataacacattaaatttttttgaagatttattttttattacaaagtcagacatacggagaggaggagagacagagaggaagatcttctgtccgatgattcactccccaagtgactgtaacggctggtgctgtgcctccgaagtcgggaaccaggaacctcttccaggtctcccacatgggtgcagggtcccaaagcgttgggccgtcctcgactgctttcccaggccacaagcagggagctggatgggaagtggagctgccgagattaggaccagcgcccacatgggatcctggtgcactcaaggtgaggactttagccactaggccaccccactgggcccaaaacattaaattttttaaaaaataaagcttgatAACACTCCTATACACTCCAAGCCTTACCTTGGGCTGCCACATAAGTTAATTCTCTTtttgatagatttatttttttaaaatttatttatttttattggaaaggcggatatatagagaagaggagagacagagaggaagatcttccatccgatggttcactttccaagcggcCGCAGcggccgcagctgagccaatccgaagccaggagcccagagtttcctcctggtctcccacatgggtgcagggtcccaaagctttgggctgtcctcaactgcattcccaggccacaggcagggagctgggaccactgggattagaaccagcacccatatgggatctagcgcgttcaaggcaaggactttaactgctatgctattgcgctgggcccgatagatttattttttatttgaaagtcagagttccagagaggaaagaaggaagagagaaagagaaaaaggaaattcgtccatccactggtttacttccaagaTGGTCACCACAGCCTGAGCTAGGCCAGCCGCAAGCCAGGAGctcattccagatctcccacgtgggtgcaggacctaagaacttgggccatcttccactgttctcccaggcatattatcagggaactggatgtgaagtggagcagttggattAGTGgaacagtacccatatgggatgccagtactgcaagtAGCTGTTTAACCCACTATATCATGCCTTCAGCCCTGAAATtaattttctcacagttctggaggctaaaAATTTGAGATCAGGGTAGCAGCTGAGCTCTTGCGACCCATCCACTCTAATCCCTCCCAGAGACCCATAGCCAAACACTCTTTGAGGGTCAAGAGTTCAACACAGACTGGGGAAGGACAACTTTCAGTCTGATCCTAGTGCCCTGATAGCAGTGGGTTTGATATTGCCCAAGCTTTTCCCATAACCATGTGCTGCATTCTCAAAAAATACTtgcacaaaatttatttttctctagttTTCTGGAGCCTATGGCATCAACTAAATTCTTTTTTATCAGTTTATCCAACCTATTTAAGGTTTATAAATTTTCTATTCCCATAGAATCTGAGAGGAAGTTCTTTCACTAGTTAATTCACTCTCcaacagccacggctgggccaggacaaaggcagTAAACTAACTCCATCCTTGTTCCCCGTCTGGGTTACCACGCGCTGCTCCCAGGGTGCGCCCCTGCAGGAAGCTGAGATTGGAAACGCTGGCGTCCCAGGTGGTGATTAGCCGCTCCTGCAAATGCTGACTCCTGAAGTTCTTTTCTAAATATAATCAGGGGAGTAAAGTGTGATATTCTGGTAAAAACAGAGAGCTGGTTAAATTAACTAACACACGAACCTTTAATTCTACAAAACGCGTACACGAGTGTAGTAAGAACATTAGCTTGATGGATGCGTCAGGTACCAGGCTTCTGCCACGGTACCTGGTACTGTAGGGTACCTGCCACCCTGCTGCAGCACGAGTGAGCTCTCCACCATCCTTGTTCGCCCGGAGAAGCGACCAAGAGGGCCCAGGTGCCTCGGCCGGGACCCAGTCGAGGCGCGGACCCGCCGCTGCGCCAGAGCCGCGATTGCTCAACAACACCAAAAGGCGACGGGGAGCAGGCCACTTGGTGACATTTCGCACTCTGTAAAACGCCTGCTGACCAGGCCGGTGAAGAGCGCGGACACAGGCGCGGGACGGGCAGATCCACTTCCGCCCGGGCGCGCGCCTGTGTCCCCTCCCCGGGGCGGGGCGAGCGCCGCGCAGGCGCCGAGGCCGGGTAAGCGCTCCGGGGTCCGCGGCGCGCTGTGCGGGCTGCATGTCTGGGCTGCGGGCGCTGCTGGGACTCGGGCTGCTGGTGGCGGGCTCGCGTCTGCCGCGGCTCACGAGGCAGGCCGCCGGCGTCTGTCGCCCGGGACTCACGTGGTGGAGGCCGCAGCCGCTGGACCCGGCTGGCCGCAGGCACTCGGAGGTCATGGCGAGCACCGGGGTGAAGTACCTGAGGTAGGCGGGGTCCCGGGGGTTGCCATGTCGGTCCCCGCGGCGCTGCTGGCGCGACCCGGCGCCCGAGGGCGGGGACTCAGGCCGAGTGTTTTCCTCAGCCAGGAGGAGGCCCAGGCCGTGGACCAGGAGCTGTTTAACGAGTACCAGTTCAGCGTCGATCAACTTATGGAGCTGGCTGGCCTGAGCTGTGCTACGGCCATTGCCAAGGTCAGTGGTCTACTCTCGACCTTTGGGAGCAGCGGCTCGCTGGCCAAGCCCCTCTGGTTTGGGCACGGAGGGGTGTGGAAAGGACAGCTTCCAAACACATGTCCCTGTGACTGCCCCCTTTGACTCTGCCTTCAGGCATATCCTCCCACGTCCATGTCCAGGAGCCCCCCTAATGTCCTGATCATCTGTGGCCCTGGGAATAACGGAGGCGATGGCCTGGTTTGTGCTCGGCACCTCAAACTCTTTGTAAGTATGAGAAGCCATGGAGGGGGGAATGGGATTGCAGTATCTGGCTTGAATTACCACGCTGCTTTCTTACTAGGGCTACCAGCCAACCATCTATTATCCCAAAAGGCCCAACAAGCCACTCTTCACCGCACTGGTCACCCAGTGTCAGAAAATGGACATTCCTTTCCTTGGGGAAATGCCCTCTGAGGTAGGTGGCTCCCACTCATCCCGCAGTAATCCCTGCTGGAGGCCGTTTTTCCCTCGCGTTTCCAGGCAGGGCTCACGTGGTGCCTGGCATGGAAGAGGGGCCAGTTGTACGATTCCCAGACACCTCCCATCCCTTCCTCTTCCCTGAGCAAACACTTGAGCTCCCCGCCTCTAGGGCCAGAGTGACTGCCTTGTTTGAATCCCGTCCTACAAGCACTAGGATGCAAGAGTTATGGATGAAGAGACTGAGGTGCAGCCGAGTGGTTTGCACACAGAATGGCTTCATGGTTGGGCTGAGATCAGCATGCAGCCCTCCTGACTCCGCGCCTCAGGGCTCCCACACTGccttgcaatggctggtgcacagcCTGCTCCATTTGGCCTGTCCCCAGGGACAGTTGTGGCTGTCCCTATCAGTGGGTGCAGCAGAGAAGCCCTCCTCAGCTACAGCTCTAATatcctttccttttcctgcccCGCTGTAGCCCAGGATGATCGATGAGCTCTACGAGCTGGTGGTGGATGCCATCTTCGGCTTCAGCTTCAAGGGGGAGGTCCGGGAACCGTTCCGCAGCATCCTGAGCATCCTGGATGGACTCACTGTGCCCATTGCCAGCATCGACATCCCCTCAGGTGCTGGGCAGGGACCCAGAGGgtggggtttggggaaggggtagGAATCGGGGCTCTACCCCAGATCATCAGGGTggtccctggcaggtgcaggcctCAGTCCTAGCTCAGACTAGGTCTAAAGTGATTTAACTTAGAGGGGCTGGCAACAGAGCTTAGGAGCCCCCAGTTCCATGTTTGGCCCATAGAGAACCTGAAGGAGCCCCTAGGATGGCAATCCCTCTggcagaggagagggaagagaggactGGGTGGACGCACTGCATGGGTTTCTTAGCACTCCAGGACTGAGGTGAGCAGAGGGGCCAGACAGCCAGCTGCTTCTGCACTGCCTGAATGTCACCCTGTTTCCAGGATGGGACGTGGAGAAGGGGAGCTCTGGAGGGATACAGCCGGACCTGCTCATCTCCCTAACGGCACCCAAGAAGTCTGCAACCCAGTTTACTGGCCGCTACCACTACCTGGGGGGGCGTTTTGTCCCACCTGCCCTAGAAAAGAAGTACCAGCTCAACCTGCCACTTTACCCAGACACCGAGTGTGTGTACCGTCTGCAGTGATGAAAGACTTAGTGCCTCTCCCCCAGGATGGTGGCGTCTTGGGACTCTTGGGGCAATAAATGGTTTGTGAGTGATGGCAACCCCAGAGCAGTACCTGGAGGACCTGCTGTCTCTGGGGGGAAGACAGAACAGGCAAGAAAGACTG
This window of the Ochotona princeps isolate mOchPri1 chromosome 2, mOchPri1.hap1, whole genome shotgun sequence genome carries:
- the NAXE gene encoding NAD(P)H-hydrate epimerase gives rise to the protein MSGLRALLGLGLLVAGSRLPRLTRQAAGVCRPGLTWWRPQPLDPAGRRHSEVMASTGVKYLSQEEAQAVDQELFNEYQFSVDQLMELAGLSCATAIAKAYPPTSMSRSPPNVLIICGPGNNGGDGLVCARHLKLFGYQPTIYYPKRPNKPLFTALVTQCQKMDIPFLGEMPSEPRMIDELYELVVDAIFGFSFKGEVREPFRSILSILDGLTVPIASIDIPSGWDVEKGSSGGIQPDLLISLTAPKKSATQFTGRYHYLGGRFVPPALEKKYQLNLPLYPDTECVYRLQ